The following are from one region of the Ischnura elegans chromosome X, ioIscEleg1.1, whole genome shotgun sequence genome:
- the LOC124171361 gene encoding lipid droplet-associated hydrolase encodes MEERYYDVGPVQTRVLSFGDVMTEDEVVLVIPGNPGITDFYVDFMEKLHSKLGMPVLVVSHAGHDIIPRLMDKPPQLKGNHELYDVAGQVKHKKDFICKYLHNEVKINLVGHSIGCKMILDLLKDEDISYRLRKGILLFPTIERMAESPNGKLFTGLDKYFSTLLLWLMVLLKYVPHFFKMALIKGYSWLTKIPLKFSDTIGRLVHPVVLEKVYYMAQDEMKTVRSLDIDGIMGNISKLHLYYGTTDRWCPMRYFHEIRSKIPEIKAQLCKLGYRHAFVLNDPTEMAYIVGDWIKS; translated from the exons ATGGAAGAAAGGTATTACGATGTAGGACCCGTGCAAACAAGGGTTTTGTCATTTGGCGATGTGATGACGGAGGACGAGGTTGTTTTGGTCATTCCAG GGAACCCGGGGATTACCGATTTTTACGTGGACTTCATGGAGAAACTTCACTCGAAGTTGGGAATGCCTGTTTTGGTGGTATCTCATGCTGGACACGATATCATTCCTCGGCTGATGGATAAGCCACCCCAATTGAAGG GAAACCATGAATTGTACGATGTTGCTGGTCAAGTGAAACACAAAAAAGATTTCATATGCAAGTATTTACACAATGAGGTGAAGATCAATTTAGTAGGGCACTCTATAGGGTGTAAAATGATTTTAGACCTTCTAAAGGATGAAGATATTAGCTACCGGCTAAGGAAAGGGATTCTGTTGTTTCCAACTATAGAACGAATGGCTGAATCACCAAATGGAAAATTGTTTACTGGGTTAGATAAGTATTTCAGCACTCTTTTACTCTGGCTAATGGTATTACTGAAATATGTGCCGCATTTCTTTAAAATGGCCTTAATTAAAGGGTACTCATGGCTGAcaaaaataccattaaaattttctgaTACGATAGGTAGATTAGTACATCCAGTTGTTCTGGAAAAAGTTTATTATATGGCTCAGGATGAAATGAAAACTGTAAGAAGCTTAGACATAGATGGAATTATGGGGAACATCAGCAAGTTACATTTATACTATGGGACCACAGATCGATGGTGCCCTATGAGATATTTCCATGAAATTAGGTCTAAAATTCCTGAAATTAAAGCTCAGCTGTGTAAGCTGGGTTATAGACATGCATTTGTCCTCAATGACCCAACTGAAATGGCCTACATTGTAGGGGATTGGATAAAAAGTTAG